One genomic region from Alteromonas pelagimontana encodes:
- a CDS encoding catalase, which translates to MSNERRCPMTTSAGAPVAQDNQSRTAGARGPVTFDNHYLFEKLAHFNRERIPERVVHARGSAAYGTFTLTKSLSSYTIADFLQNVGHQTDVLLRFSTVGGGQDSSDYARDPRGFALKFYTQQGNWDMVGNNTPVFFLRDGIKFPDFIHSQKKNPRTNLPDPQAIYEFWANNPQSLHQSTILMSDRGIPLSYRHVNGYSSHTLSFWNRDGERYWVKWHFKTNQGIKTLTNEEAARRPAYGAQQDLVESIDKGDFPSWTVKVQIMTQDDARYYYINPFDLTKVWPHKDFPLIEVGQLELNRNVDNFFAENEQAAFAPSNLVPGIGASPDRMLQARLLAYQDAHRYRMGANYNQIPVNAPRCPVHNYQRDGAFAGINPNLAGSGANFYPNNRGNQGAPVAVPEVDEPPMPLEADAWLDVHNNENDDNFTQAGQLFRLMSEDQKNQLASNIAGGLSQATADVQEAMFAQYEQADPDYAARVKAAIAAIE; encoded by the coding sequence ATGAGTAATGAAAGACGTTGTCCGATGACTACCAGCGCAGGCGCCCCCGTAGCGCAAGATAATCAAAGTCGCACTGCGGGAGCTCGTGGACCAGTTACTTTTGACAATCACTATCTTTTCGAAAAGCTGGCGCATTTTAATCGCGAAAGAATACCTGAAAGAGTTGTTCATGCCAGAGGCAGTGCTGCGTACGGAACATTTACATTAACCAAAAGTTTATCAAGTTATACTATTGCAGACTTCTTGCAAAACGTGGGTCACCAAACTGATGTGCTGCTGCGCTTCTCTACAGTAGGCGGCGGTCAGGATTCAAGTGATTACGCCCGCGATCCCCGCGGCTTTGCCTTAAAGTTTTATACTCAGCAAGGAAATTGGGACATGGTCGGAAACAACACGCCAGTGTTTTTCCTGCGCGACGGCATTAAGTTTCCTGACTTTATCCATAGCCAAAAGAAGAACCCGCGCACTAATTTGCCGGATCCTCAGGCTATCTACGAATTCTGGGCAAATAACCCACAGTCGTTACATCAATCTACCATATTGATGTCTGATCGCGGTATCCCGTTGTCCTATCGTCATGTCAATGGATACAGTTCTCATACGTTGAGCTTCTGGAACCGTGACGGCGAGCGTTATTGGGTGAAATGGCACTTTAAAACTAATCAGGGTATTAAAACGCTGACTAATGAAGAAGCGGCTAGAAGGCCGGCATATGGCGCGCAACAGGATTTGGTGGAAAGTATCGACAAAGGTGACTTTCCTTCCTGGACAGTAAAAGTGCAGATCATGACGCAGGATGATGCCAGATACTATTACATTAATCCCTTTGATCTTACTAAAGTCTGGCCACATAAAGACTTTCCATTAATTGAAGTCGGGCAATTGGAGCTGAATCGCAACGTAGATAACTTCTTTGCAGAAAATGAACAGGCTGCTTTTGCACCCAGTAATTTAGTGCCGGGAATTGGCGCTTCGCCAGACCGGATGCTGCAGGCTCGCCTACTTGCGTACCAAGACGCGCATCGTTATAGAATGGGCGCAAACTACAATCAGATTCCGGTAAACGCTCCGCGTTGCCCTGTACACAATTATCAGCGGGACGGCGCATTTGCAGGAATTAACCCCAATCTTGCAGGCAGCGGGGCGAACTTTTATCCGAATAATCGCGGTAATCAAGGAGCGCCGGTAGCTGTACCGGAGGTTGATGAGCCGCCTATGCCGCTGGAAGCAGATGCCTGGCTAGATGTACATAACAACGAGAATGACGATAACTTCACCCAAGCGGGTCAGCTATTTCGTCTGATGAGTGAAGATCAGAAAAATCAATTGGCATCAAATATTGCTGGTGGATTAAGTCAGGCAACCGCAGATGTTCAAGAAGCGATGTTTGCTCAGTATGAGCAAGCCGATCCTGACTATGCTGCAAGAGTAAAAGCGGCAATAGCGGCGATAGA
- a CDS encoding alpha/beta hydrolase: protein MRNGISIMLLLWWVSGCTTLNISESQIMQPMHSDVASVQVIASLPEGYQQHTHWVEQEDGRRAYGVSARHPDNSITILYFGGNAFDVSSQGAGIVEAFTKMNVNIFLFDHPGYGKSTGTPSVESLKSNAVANFDYVKSMVKGKLLVHGLSLGSFEAAHVAMRRPVDALVLEAGATNVTEWADTLVPWYATPFVKLEIDDKLTKVDNVEVVQSQTAPLLIMVGEDDQQTPPQLSKKLYQEAITTRKRYHVFRGLKHGEVMGDTAVYTVYSAFLKSLENPGDGNAEPSLSLKSLP from the coding sequence ATGAGAAACGGAATTTCCATAATGTTGCTGCTGTGGTGGGTTAGCGGTTGCACTACGCTTAACATCAGTGAATCTCAGATAATGCAGCCGATGCACTCTGACGTCGCTTCCGTACAAGTAATAGCTTCGTTACCCGAGGGTTACCAGCAGCATACACATTGGGTTGAGCAGGAAGACGGCAGGCGAGCCTATGGTGTTTCAGCGCGTCATCCTGATAATTCTATTACCATCCTTTATTTTGGGGGCAATGCTTTCGATGTCTCCAGTCAAGGGGCGGGAATAGTAGAAGCATTTACCAAAATGAATGTGAACATATTTTTATTTGACCATCCTGGTTACGGCAAAAGTACAGGCACTCCTTCTGTAGAATCTCTTAAGTCAAATGCAGTGGCAAATTTTGACTACGTAAAAAGCATGGTAAAGGGCAAGTTGCTGGTGCACGGGTTGTCGCTCGGTAGCTTTGAGGCAGCGCATGTAGCGATGCGACGTCCTGTGGACGCTTTAGTGTTAGAAGCTGGAGCAACTAACGTAACAGAATGGGCTGATACCCTCGTTCCTTGGTACGCCACGCCGTTTGTGAAGCTGGAAATAGATGATAAGTTAACCAAAGTGGATAACGTGGAGGTAGTGCAGTCACAAACTGCTCCTCTGCTTATAATGGTAGGTGAGGACGATCAGCAGACTCCTCCGCAATTATCAAAAAAACTTTATCAAGAGGCAATCACTACGCGCAAAAGATATCACGTATTTCGCGGTTTAAAGCATGGTGAAGTAATGGGCGATACAGCAGTGTATACAGTGTACAGCGCCTTTCTTAAGTCGTTAGAGAACCCCGGTGACGGCAATGCTGAGCCATCTCTCTCCCTGAAATCACTGCCTTAG
- a CDS encoding IS982 family transposase, with product MKNLVELFCDVDDFCKVFIPQWQKQLLEDGTRRRRRECRMSMSEMMTIIIGFHMSHHRDFKNYYSGYVRVFYRNAFPDLLSYTRFLEVMPRTIVPMCAYFSTLKGKPTGIEFIDSTSLKVCHNIRIPRHKTFDGIAQRGKGTMGWFYGFKLHLIVNHLGEIVAAKVTTGNVHDTKPVEELARHLPDKLYGDKGYLSKALEANLFEKGVKLITTVRKNMKAKAMSLWDRAMLSKRFIIETINDQLKNISYIEHSRHRSINGFTLNLMAGLVAYCLKENKPSLNISDIERNAMVVA from the coding sequence ATGAAGAATCTAGTTGAATTATTTTGCGATGTCGATGACTTTTGCAAAGTGTTTATTCCCCAATGGCAAAAGCAGCTACTTGAAGACGGCACCAGAAGACGACGACGTGAGTGCCGTATGTCAATGAGTGAAATGATGACAATCATCATCGGTTTTCACATGTCACATCATCGCGATTTTAAGAATTATTACTCGGGATATGTAAGAGTATTTTATCGCAACGCATTTCCTGATTTGCTTAGTTATACGCGCTTTTTAGAAGTAATGCCGCGAACAATTGTGCCCATGTGTGCCTACTTCAGTACTTTAAAGGGAAAGCCTACAGGCATTGAATTCATTGACTCTACCAGCCTAAAGGTTTGCCATAACATTCGCATACCTCGCCATAAAACCTTTGACGGGATAGCGCAAAGAGGAAAAGGAACAATGGGCTGGTTTTACGGCTTTAAACTACACTTGATAGTGAACCATCTGGGTGAAATCGTGGCGGCAAAAGTGACGACGGGGAATGTCCATGACACAAAACCTGTCGAAGAATTAGCTCGACATTTACCCGACAAATTGTATGGCGATAAAGGGTATTTGAGCAAAGCATTAGAAGCTAATTTATTTGAGAAAGGCGTCAAACTTATCACCACGGTTCGCAAAAATATGAAAGCAAAAGCGATGTCTTTATGGGACAGAGCGATGCTATCGAAGCGCTTCATTATTGAAACTATCAACGACCAATTAAAGAACATTTCATACATTGAGCACTCAAGGCATCGCAGTATAAATGGTTTTACACTCAATTTAATGGCTGGTCTGGTGGCTTATTGTCTTAAAGAAAACAAGCCATCCCTTAATATCAGTGACATTGAGCGCAATGCGATGGTTGTTGCTTAA
- a CDS encoding YgjV family protein encodes MNLPDFNFAQAVGMLSFALGILCFYQHDDRRLKIVMVIMNLNHTLHFALLGSVTAALSALLSVARTGLSLKTSSKPVAYIFIFITFSWGIYLSDFWYDMFPIVGSCIGTYAIFCLTGIRMRIGFLLGALCWLTNNILVGSIGGTLLEFTLLVVNLFTIRRIHKASKTSIPYES; translated from the coding sequence ATGAATTTACCCGACTTCAATTTTGCTCAGGCTGTAGGAATGTTGAGCTTTGCCCTCGGTATTTTGTGTTTTTATCAGCATGATGACCGACGGCTCAAAATTGTCATGGTAATCATGAACCTGAACCACACCTTGCATTTTGCCTTACTTGGTTCAGTGACAGCCGCGCTCAGTGCGCTGTTATCAGTAGCTCGTACCGGTTTATCATTAAAAACATCTTCAAAACCGGTTGCTTATATCTTCATATTCATTACGTTTAGTTGGGGAATATACTTGTCGGATTTCTGGTATGACATGTTTCCTATCGTCGGCAGTTGCATTGGCACCTACGCTATTTTTTGCTTAACGGGTATCCGTATGCGAATAGGATTTTTACTCGGAGCTCTTTGCTGGCTAACAAACAATATTCTGGTGGGATCAATTGGGGGCACATTACTGGAATTTACTTTGCTGGTTGTGAACCTGTTTACGATTCGACGTATTCATAAAGCCTCTAAGACCTCAATTCCTTACGAAAGCTAG
- the yghU gene encoding glutathione-dependent disulfide-bond oxidoreductase produces the protein MSKSDEYTPPKVWSWNQDEDSGWAKTNRPIAGPTHEQALPVGEHPLQLYSMATPNGQKVAIMLEELLALGIKEAEYDAYTINIGDGDQFSSGFVQVNPNSKIPALMDHSVSPPLRVFESGAILQYLAEKFNAFIPAEPIAKAECRNWLFWQVGAAPFLGGGFGHFYHYAPEKLEYPINRFTMETKRQLDVLDKHLAFNHYLAGDEYSIADIAVWPWYGGLVLGKLYDAAEFLQVDEYSHVKRWATQIAERPAVQRGIIVNCTWGESGQVPERHSAKDIDEAIVK, from the coding sequence ATGAGCAAAAGTGATGAGTACACTCCGCCTAAAGTGTGGAGCTGGAACCAAGACGAAGACAGCGGGTGGGCAAAGACTAACAGGCCTATCGCTGGACCAACTCACGAACAAGCGTTACCCGTTGGTGAACATCCCTTACAGCTGTATTCCATGGCGACCCCTAATGGACAGAAAGTCGCTATAATGCTGGAGGAGTTACTGGCATTAGGTATTAAAGAAGCAGAATATGATGCCTATACCATTAACATTGGTGATGGCGATCAGTTTTCCTCTGGTTTTGTGCAGGTGAACCCCAATTCCAAAATACCAGCCTTGATGGATCATAGCGTAAGTCCGCCGTTACGGGTTTTCGAATCAGGAGCAATATTGCAGTATTTGGCTGAAAAGTTTAATGCTTTCATCCCGGCAGAGCCAATAGCGAAAGCAGAATGTCGTAACTGGCTATTCTGGCAGGTAGGAGCAGCGCCATTTTTGGGAGGAGGCTTCGGACATTTCTATCATTATGCACCTGAAAAACTCGAATATCCCATCAATCGGTTTACGATGGAAACAAAGCGCCAGTTGGATGTGTTAGATAAACATCTGGCGTTTAATCATTACTTAGCCGGTGACGAATATTCCATAGCGGATATTGCGGTATGGCCGTGGTATGGCGGGTTAGTACTGGGAAAATTGTATGACGCGGCAGAATTTCTGCAAGTTGATGAGTATTCTCATGTGAAGCGATGGGCCACTCAAATTGCTGAGCGTCCGGCGGTTCAGCGGGGAATTATCGTAAATTGTACTTGGGGTGAGAGTGGACAGGTACCCGAACGTCATAGTGCTAAAGACATTGATGAAGCAATCGTAAAGTAA
- a CDS encoding NAD-dependent malic enzyme, with the protein MSEDSNRYLYIPHSGPSLLETPLLNKGSAFTARERASFNLTGLLPPRYESIEEQVERAYMQYNTFDDALNKHIYLRAIQDNNETLFYRLIQRHIEEMMPIIYTPTVGDACEQFSDIYRSSRGLFVSWEERHQLDDIVRNATKRKVKVIVVTDGERILGLGDQGIGGMGIPIGKLSLYTACGGISPAYTLPVMLDVGTNNEKLLNDPMYMGARHPRISQDEYDEFVDMFIKAVKRRWPDVMIQFEDFAQPNAMPILSRYRKEICCFNDDIQGTAAVTLGTLLAACRMKQKPLSAMKVVFVGSGSAGCGIAEMLVQQMCKEGLSDEQARKQVFMIDRFGLITEGMVGLRDFQQKLQQKQADLAQWTYSGDYPSLLDVMYCAKPDVLIGVSGQPGLFSEQVIRAMKQNCHLPIIFPLSNPSRQVEARPEQVIEWTDGEVIIATGSPFKPVVYKDKTYFIAQCNNSYIFPGIGLGVIASKARLISDEMLMAASDALASASPMVNNGVGALLPPLTQIAQLSREIAFAVARVAMQQELALEMTDEALRSSIERNFWQAEYRPYKRVSI; encoded by the coding sequence ATGTCAGAAGATTCAAACCGATACCTCTATATTCCCCATTCGGGGCCTTCGTTGCTGGAAACACCGCTGCTGAACAAGGGCAGCGCGTTTACGGCGCGTGAACGTGCTTCCTTTAACCTGACTGGGCTGTTGCCGCCCCGGTACGAAAGTATTGAAGAGCAGGTTGAACGCGCGTACATGCAGTACAACACTTTCGATGACGCGTTAAATAAGCATATCTATTTGCGTGCGATTCAGGATAACAACGAGACGTTATTTTATCGTCTTATTCAGCGTCATATAGAAGAGATGATGCCGATTATTTACACGCCCACGGTAGGCGATGCGTGTGAACAGTTTTCAGATATTTATCGCAGTTCTCGTGGCTTATTTGTTTCCTGGGAAGAAAGGCATCAGCTGGATGACATAGTAAGGAATGCCACTAAACGTAAAGTGAAAGTGATAGTGGTCACAGACGGTGAGCGTATTTTGGGATTGGGCGATCAGGGCATTGGCGGTATGGGGATCCCCATAGGAAAACTGTCGCTTTACACGGCATGCGGCGGGATTAGCCCAGCCTATACATTGCCGGTTATGTTGGATGTGGGCACGAATAACGAAAAGTTATTGAATGATCCTATGTACATGGGGGCGAGGCACCCGCGTATATCTCAAGACGAATATGATGAATTTGTTGATATGTTTATCAAAGCAGTTAAACGCCGCTGGCCTGACGTTATGATTCAGTTTGAAGATTTCGCTCAGCCTAATGCGATGCCAATCCTCAGCCGCTACCGCAAAGAAATCTGCTGTTTTAACGACGATATTCAAGGTACTGCTGCGGTGACATTAGGAACACTGTTAGCCGCGTGTCGTATGAAACAAAAACCACTTTCTGCTATGAAGGTGGTATTTGTAGGCTCAGGTTCAGCCGGCTGTGGTATCGCCGAAATGCTTGTGCAGCAAATGTGTAAGGAAGGTCTGTCTGACGAACAAGCTCGTAAACAGGTGTTTATGATTGACCGCTTTGGCTTAATCACCGAAGGAATGGTTGGTTTACGGGATTTTCAGCAAAAGCTGCAACAAAAGCAGGCCGATTTGGCACAGTGGACTTACAGCGGCGATTATCCTTCCCTTCTTGACGTAATGTATTGCGCAAAGCCCGACGTATTGATCGGAGTTTCGGGGCAGCCAGGTTTATTCTCAGAGCAAGTGATTCGGGCGATGAAACAAAACTGCCATCTTCCTATCATTTTTCCTCTAAGCAATCCTTCTCGTCAGGTAGAAGCGCGACCTGAACAGGTTATTGAATGGACGGATGGCGAGGTGATTATTGCGACCGGCAGCCCGTTTAAACCGGTGGTTTATAAAGATAAGACATATTTCATTGCTCAATGTAACAACAGTTATATCTTTCCCGGTATCGGACTTGGCGTAATAGCCAGTAAAGCCAGATTGATAAGCGATGAAATGCTAATGGCAGCGAGTGATGCCTTAGCTTCAGCCTCGCCTATGGTGAACAATGGAGTGGGAGCTTTACTGCCACCTTTAACACAGATTGCTCAACTCAGCAGAGAAATTGCCTTTGCTGTGGCGCGGGTAGCGATGCAGCAAGAACTGGCGCTTGAAATGACCGATGAGGCGCTCAGATCCAGTATCGAAAGAAATTTCTGGCAAGCTGAATACCGCCCCTATAAGCGCGTCAGTATTTAG